One genomic region from Candidatus Caldarchaeum subterraneum encodes:
- a CDS encoding hydrogenase expression/formation protein HypE, with product MLPLGKLPEKVLKDVVLRRVGARRKDVVLWPSFGEDAGAVKSSKDIYIVSMDPITGSKSFVGWLAVHASANDVAVCGGRPQWFSSTILLPRGSTAADLKKIVDQIHLACRRMDVAVVTGHSEVAPFVSSPVVIGHMTGKLVAPTPVTTSGAKPGDEILLVKSPGLEGAAILSADFADILRRKGFTERELRVGSLLIKKTSVVEEALSLASTGVNCMHDPTEGGLLGGLYEVAEAAGVGFEVDRSRVPIHPLVQRICEKMDIDPLRLISSGALIATAPRFSSRVLAKVGGRIIGKILSRKQGMRVIEDGREERIKGPIQDELWRIIS from the coding sequence TTGCTTCCTCTGGGCAAGCTTCCGGAGAAGGTTTTGAAGGATGTTGTTCTGCGTAGAGTGGGTGCGAGACGGAAAGACGTTGTTCTCTGGCCAAGTTTCGGCGAAGACGCGGGAGCAGTCAAATCGTCGAAGGACATCTACATAGTTTCCATGGACCCGATCACCGGCTCTAAAAGCTTCGTCGGCTGGCTCGCTGTCCACGCTTCGGCTAACGATGTCGCAGTATGCGGTGGAAGACCACAGTGGTTCTCCTCCACCATACTGTTGCCGAGAGGCAGCACAGCAGCCGACCTCAAGAAAATCGTCGACCAGATACATCTCGCATGTAGACGGATGGATGTGGCTGTTGTGACTGGCCACTCGGAGGTCGCCCCCTTCGTCTCATCACCAGTCGTCATAGGCCACATGACAGGCAAACTAGTTGCGCCAACCCCCGTGACCACCAGCGGAGCAAAACCCGGCGACGAAATTCTTTTAGTAAAGTCTCCGGGGCTTGAAGGCGCAGCAATATTATCCGCTGACTTTGCTGACATACTTAGACGTAAAGGCTTCACAGAGAGGGAGCTGAGGGTGGGTTCTCTGCTTATCAAAAAGACATCAGTCGTTGAGGAGGCGTTGTCTCTGGCTTCGACGGGTGTAAATTGTATGCATGACCCGACGGAGGGAGGTCTTCTCGGCGGATTGTATGAAGTTGCCGAAGCCGCTGGTGTTGGATTCGAAGTCGACAGGTCGAGGGTGCCGATTCATCCTCTCGTGCAGCGTATCTGCGAAAAAATGGATATTGACCCTCTCAGGCTAATAAGCTCTGGAGCACTGATAGCCACCGCCCCACGTTTCAGCAGCAGAGTTCTTGCAAAGGTAGGCGGACGGATTATAGGAAAAATACTTTCCCGTAAACAGGGGATGAGGGTAATCGAGGACGGCCGTGAGGAGAGAATCAAGGGCCCCATACAGGACGAGCTGTGGAGAATCATCTCCTAA
- a CDS encoding formate dehydrogenase beta subunit has translation MGKMNLRRGAIFGLPTDRATGDEFGNYEEVLADSFAMLFDQDLCIGCRACQVACKRWNERKPLYEEVGDPVAQLGREIATGEKGYAGAEILSFTNPQNLEAHTWLTMKFDEFGEGETLQWLFTRVSCMHCVEAPCVYGCPTTALWKHPEGPVEVRTDLCIGCRNCIETCPFDVPRTNPELGVVEKCTLCADRITQKPIVVGNFNGDTYNAQFEIKNVFQYNQHNLLEPACVETCPTDALKWGPRNEIVRMAREKAAKTGGFVYGLEEAGGTNVIYVLKRPPEELGLPKVYKERPSTRTERLVSQFNAIGIAGALVLGVFGAVRFLADRKNRLLKRKEGT, from the coding sequence GTGGGAAAAATGAATCTACGACGTGGTGCTATCTTTGGGCTACCGACCGATAGAGCGACGGGAGACGAGTTCGGCAATTATGAGGAAGTTTTGGCGGACAGCTTCGCCATGCTCTTCGACCAAGACCTTTGCATCGGATGCCGAGCCTGCCAAGTGGCTTGTAAGAGATGGAATGAGAGGAAGCCGCTTTACGAGGAAGTAGGGGACCCTGTAGCCCAGCTCGGAAGAGAGATTGCGACCGGCGAGAAGGGTTACGCCGGAGCCGAGATACTTTCGTTCACGAACCCGCAAAACCTTGAGGCACACACGTGGCTAACCATGAAGTTTGATGAGTTCGGTGAAGGCGAAACTCTCCAGTGGCTGTTCACACGCGTCAGCTGCATGCACTGCGTCGAAGCACCTTGTGTATACGGCTGCCCGACCACAGCCCTATGGAAGCATCCAGAAGGCCCCGTCGAAGTACGGACAGACCTATGCATCGGATGCCGCAACTGCATAGAGACATGTCCCTTCGACGTGCCGAGAACAAACCCCGAGCTAGGAGTTGTCGAGAAATGCACCCTCTGCGCGGATAGAATCACTCAGAAACCGATAGTGGTTGGCAACTTTAATGGAGACACATATAACGCGCAGTTCGAGATAAAGAACGTTTTCCAATATAACCAGCATAACCTTCTAGAGCCGGCATGTGTAGAAACATGTCCAACCGATGCATTGAAATGGGGTCCGCGCAACGAAATCGTTAGGATGGCTAGGGAGAAGGCCGCCAAGACAGGCGGCTTCGTCTACGGGCTCGAAGAGGCTGGAGGAACCAACGTAATATACGTGTTGAAGAGACCGCCGGAAGAGCTTGGGCTTCCGAAGGTGTACAAAGAGAGGCCCAGCACGAGGACGGAGAGGCTCGTGTCGCAGTTCAACGCCATAGGTATCGCGGGCGCTCTGGTGCTCGGCGTATTCGGTGCAGTCAGGTTCCTAGCCGACCGGAAAAACAGATTGCTGAAGAGAAAGGAGGGCACCTAA
- a CDS encoding formate-dependent nitrite reductase complex, transmembrane protein, whose amino-acid sequence MAAGQFSWDWPIIIEEYVFGLAAGLAILGVLLSLRNYQRFASLIRPLITGSTLLAIIGMVTLVVELGRPERAANAIINLLVLGTSVMSRTVPVLMVFTAAAVIATIFWIKPTSLVRVRRFFEIVLLLSAFPAGLQAGILLMAASKRLLWQTPVLPYLYLFTGILAAIGVLGLMIIRNTRLYEEFTDLLIDLNTYTVILLVVSGFATIAHLVLVESPAAVLNLLTNPFPLAAPTFYIGYLIVGLGLPATHSYIAFSAKTPLSRNILLRLFISLIVGALALRISILYAGQLF is encoded by the coding sequence ATGGCTGCAGGACAATTCTCGTGGGACTGGCCGATAATAATCGAAGAGTATGTTTTCGGGCTTGCCGCTGGACTAGCGATACTAGGGGTTTTACTGAGCCTACGCAACTATCAAAGATTTGCATCCTTGATAAGGCCGCTGATAACGGGCTCAACACTGCTGGCAATTATAGGTATGGTCACATTGGTGGTGGAGCTAGGGAGGCCTGAGAGAGCCGCCAACGCGATAATTAACCTCCTCGTTCTAGGCACCTCAGTTATGTCGAGAACAGTGCCGGTGTTAATGGTTTTCACAGCAGCCGCTGTCATCGCTACAATTTTCTGGATAAAGCCGACCTCTTTAGTCAGGGTCCGGAGATTCTTCGAAATCGTGCTGCTTCTCTCAGCATTTCCCGCGGGTCTGCAGGCTGGAATACTGTTGATGGCCGCTTCTAAGCGTCTTCTCTGGCAAACACCTGTCCTCCCCTACCTCTACCTCTTCACTGGCATACTGGCGGCTATAGGGGTTCTTGGGTTGATGATCATAAGGAACACGAGGCTTTACGAAGAATTTACAGACCTCCTCATCGACCTTAACACCTACACGGTAATACTTCTAGTAGTCAGCGGCTTTGCGACAATCGCTCACCTTGTTCTCGTCGAAAGCCCAGCGGCAGTGCTAAACCTTCTGACAAACCCGTTTCCGCTCGCGGCGCCCACCTTCTACATAGGCTACCTCATCGTTGGGCTAGGTCTACCGGCAACCCATTCCTATATCGCTTTTTCAGCGAAAACACCGCTTTCGAGAAACATACTGCTGAGACTCTTCATATCTCTGATAGTGGGGGCACTGGCCCTACGCATATCAATCCTCTACGCAGGGCAACTTTTCTAA
- a CDS encoding electron transfer flavoprotein alpha subunit — protein MKVLVAGEKPEQVITTASYAKSLNPAQIVAAAFKPLTENELAMLGGAGVEKLIHLPEKYLAAGAAASAAALAELVKKLDPNLVLIYASKKGVEICGRLAQRLDVAYASEAFAIERDGNGFVAKRLVLGGGYVATVSLNSKPALASVKVSAPETSKGPKPAVEEFDPNVVAPAVDLLETIKPEKTRVDLEKASLIVSVGRGFKKKEDLSLAEELAKLIGAEIGCSRPISGDLKWLEEERHIGLSGKRVRPNLYIALGISGQVQHLVGMRDSKTVIAVNTDPNAPMATESDYYFVADLYKILPLTIEILKKKLGS, from the coding sequence ATGAAGGTCCTCGTCGCTGGTGAAAAACCTGAGCAAGTCATCACAACAGCCAGCTACGCAAAATCACTCAATCCAGCACAAATCGTCGCAGCAGCCTTCAAACCCTTAACGGAAAACGAGCTGGCGATGCTCGGCGGAGCAGGAGTTGAAAAACTCATCCACCTACCTGAAAAATATCTAGCGGCTGGAGCGGCGGCCTCTGCAGCGGCTTTGGCCGAGCTGGTGAAAAAACTCGACCCAAACCTCGTTCTAATCTACGCGTCGAAGAAAGGCGTAGAGATATGCGGTCGATTGGCGCAGCGGCTTGACGTGGCCTATGCCTCTGAAGCCTTCGCTATCGAGAGAGATGGGAATGGGTTTGTGGCTAAACGCCTTGTGCTGGGCGGTGGATACGTTGCCACTGTCTCGCTTAACAGCAAACCCGCCTTGGCTTCGGTAAAGGTATCGGCGCCGGAGACGTCTAAGGGCCCGAAGCCTGCTGTGGAGGAGTTTGACCCAAATGTAGTCGCGCCGGCTGTCGATTTGTTAGAGACCATCAAGCCTGAGAAAACGCGGGTGGACCTTGAGAAGGCTAGTTTGATTGTGTCTGTTGGGCGCGGTTTCAAGAAAAAGGAGGATTTGTCGCTGGCGGAAGAGCTTGCTAAGCTGATTGGCGCAGAGATTGGATGCAGCAGGCCGATATCCGGTGACCTCAAATGGCTAGAAGAGGAGCGGCACATAGGATTATCAGGTAAACGTGTAAGACCCAACCTCTACATAGCGCTGGGCATATCGGGGCAGGTGCAGCATCTCGTCGGAATGCGTGACAGCAAAACCGTGATAGCAGTCAACACAGACCCCAACGCCCCGATGGCCACGGAATCAGACTACTACTTTGTTGCAGACCTCTACAAAATCCTACCACTTACCATCGAAATTCTCAAAAAGAAACTGGGCAGTTAA
- a CDS encoding Fe-S oxidoreductase has protein sequence MEPIRETYILMPPGTDLLMYIVLVPFALVFVFGVVYRLRRLGVRSFGELLYSVFRGVGYMARYGLLQRKVVSEHLAGLMHLLIYTGIIALFIGTTLVFIDYDILRVLGPRLLRGDFYLGFEFVLDVMGVAFLLGLALLIYRRFIRHEPRLRNRLEYSMALAGLLFIGLSGYVLEAIRLTVEPRPWSGYSFVGKAMSTVFFVNLPAEPLTLLYRGIWWSHAVVAFAMVAVLPYSPLGHMFSTLLNIAVNAPRQLPLGKMKTPFRIDELDPSADIKLGFRSLTELGWMEKLGLDACTDCGRCEAACPAYAAGTPLSPRDIVQKLRRQLWRGDGLDEDVFASGLIDEEEVWACTTCSACIEACPVLIRPMDYILEMRRALTLEGKLDKRKTAMLTNLSRYGNPYGFDQSEKEKFFGELAEMGVQTLDEKPDAEYVYWIGCASIYDARGREIAKSVAKILLKAGVSFAVLGVEETCTGDPARRIGEEGRFQELALQNIETLKQKSVKKIIVNCPHCFNTLKKEYRDFGLELDVKHHSQVIGELLRTGKLKLTKPLSEKITLHDSCYIGRINDVFEEPRLVIQAANKGGTYVEMSRSGRKSFCCGAGGSTYWYEVRRTDRESVIRLRQAMETGASVLAVECPYCMQMFADAARVTGVDQNLRIKDIAEIVAESI, from the coding sequence ATGGAGCCTATCCGGGAGACATATATTCTGATGCCGCCTGGAACGGACCTTTTGATGTATATTGTCCTTGTGCCTTTTGCGTTGGTGTTTGTTTTCGGGGTTGTTTATCGGCTTAGGCGTTTGGGTGTGAGGAGCTTTGGCGAGTTACTTTACAGTGTTTTCAGAGGTGTTGGCTACATGGCTAGGTATGGGTTGTTGCAGCGTAAAGTTGTTTCCGAGCATTTGGCGGGGCTTATGCATCTGTTGATATACACAGGCATCATCGCGCTCTTCATAGGCACCACCCTCGTCTTCATAGACTATGACATTTTACGTGTTCTAGGTCCTCGGCTTCTCCGCGGAGATTTCTATCTCGGTTTCGAGTTTGTCCTCGACGTGATGGGTGTGGCGTTTTTGCTCGGATTAGCTCTCCTCATTTACAGGCGTTTCATCAGACATGAGCCGAGGCTTCGGAACAGGTTGGAGTATTCCATGGCTCTGGCGGGTCTTCTGTTTATTGGGTTGTCGGGATATGTTCTGGAGGCTATTAGGCTCACAGTTGAGCCGAGGCCGTGGAGCGGATATAGCTTCGTCGGCAAAGCTATGTCAACGGTCTTCTTCGTAAACCTGCCAGCGGAGCCGCTGACTCTGCTTTATCGGGGGATTTGGTGGAGCCATGCAGTGGTAGCTTTCGCGATGGTTGCTGTGCTGCCCTATTCACCTCTTGGACACATGTTCTCCACCCTCTTGAACATCGCGGTCAACGCGCCTAGGCAGCTTCCTCTCGGTAAGATGAAAACACCTTTCAGGATAGATGAGCTCGACCCCTCAGCAGACATCAAGCTTGGTTTCAGGAGTTTGACGGAGCTTGGGTGGATGGAGAAGCTGGGTCTCGACGCGTGCACAGACTGCGGAAGATGTGAAGCCGCTTGCCCTGCTTATGCTGCAGGCACACCGCTTTCCCCTCGTGACATAGTGCAGAAGCTTCGGAGACAGCTTTGGAGAGGTGATGGCCTCGACGAGGACGTGTTCGCTTCTGGTTTGATTGATGAGGAGGAGGTTTGGGCGTGCACAACCTGCTCAGCATGCATAGAGGCTTGCCCTGTGTTGATCAGGCCTATGGACTACATTCTTGAGATGAGGCGGGCCCTCACCCTCGAGGGTAAGCTGGATAAACGCAAAACAGCTATGTTGACCAACCTGAGCAGATACGGCAACCCATACGGCTTCGACCAAAGCGAGAAAGAGAAGTTCTTCGGGGAGCTTGCCGAGATGGGTGTGCAGACCCTTGATGAGAAACCTGACGCCGAATACGTTTACTGGATTGGATGCGCCTCGATATATGATGCACGTGGACGAGAGATAGCTAAAAGCGTTGCAAAAATCTTGCTCAAAGCAGGCGTATCATTCGCGGTTCTCGGTGTTGAGGAAACATGCACAGGCGACCCCGCCCGCCGCATAGGTGAAGAGGGGCGTTTCCAAGAACTTGCCCTCCAAAACATCGAGACGCTCAAACAGAAATCTGTGAAGAAAATCATAGTGAACTGTCCACACTGCTTCAACACTTTGAAGAAAGAATACAGAGACTTTGGGCTCGAGCTGGATGTGAAGCATCATTCACAGGTAATCGGTGAGCTTCTGAGGACGGGTAAGCTCAAGCTCACGAAACCCCTCTCCGAAAAAATAACGCTTCATGATTCATGCTACATAGGGAGAATCAACGATGTCTTCGAGGAGCCGAGGCTTGTTATACAGGCGGCTAACAAGGGCGGAACCTATGTGGAGATGAGTAGAAGCGGGCGTAAAAGCTTCTGCTGCGGTGCCGGAGGAAGCACCTACTGGTATGAGGTGAGGAGAACGGATAGAGAAAGCGTTATACGGCTTAGGCAGGCCATGGAGACGGGAGCCTCTGTCCTCGCCGTCGAATGCCCCTACTGCATGCAGATGTTCGCCGACGCAGCACGAGTCACCGGCGTCGACCAGAACCTCAGAATAAAGGACATAGCGGAGATAGTCGCGGAAAGCATCTAG
- a CDS encoding deoxyribodipyrimidine photo-lyase, whose protein sequence is MEYFPDFLRPERVTSLAQAALDKRGEYLVYVMDASLRAYGNHALEYAVFEANRLGRSLVVVYNLDEKQPFMNTRKLHFIHGALKKVDERLSRRGILFLVRKTESLLKLVNEAVSVVVDAGYTGHQQTFRKTLAKYCDSVKMVEGDVVVPVKTASTRAEPYARTIRPKLLNKLDNFLETVPEIPVKQSSTDLDIEGLRYETFEHLLKDFGSIEFVEPVKDVVGGEDEAHKRLETFVGERLDRYAAERSDPGSEACSELSPYLRYGMISPVQVLKRVFEYRRRGDVNVESLINELVVWRELARNGEVYNPFFEKYEGLPEWARETLSIHAGDRREQVYSMSELERADTHDVYWNAAQQELLATGKIHNYMRMYWCKKLLEWTDSPETAYRYAVYLNNKYGLDAEDPNSYLGISWCFGAYDRPFTESKIYGKVRRMTDQSLKRKKQINNYIQRWSAPAGI, encoded by the coding sequence ATGGAGTATTTTCCGGATTTCCTTAGGCCAGAGAGAGTAACAAGTTTGGCTCAAGCCGCCTTGGACAAGCGTGGCGAATATCTTGTATATGTTATGGACGCCAGTCTACGCGCATACGGGAACCATGCCTTGGAATACGCGGTTTTCGAGGCAAATAGGCTGGGGCGAAGCCTTGTCGTCGTCTACAACCTTGACGAAAAACAGCCTTTCATGAACACGAGGAAGCTGCATTTTATCCATGGAGCTTTGAAGAAAGTTGATGAACGGCTGAGCAGAAGAGGAATTCTTTTCTTGGTCCGCAAAACCGAGAGCTTGCTGAAACTCGTGAACGAGGCTGTGTCAGTTGTCGTCGACGCTGGCTACACAGGTCATCAACAAACCTTTAGAAAAACGCTGGCAAAGTATTGTGACTCGGTGAAGATGGTTGAAGGCGACGTGGTTGTTCCCGTCAAAACAGCGTCGACCAGAGCTGAACCCTATGCCAGAACAATTAGGCCCAAACTTCTGAACAAACTGGACAACTTCCTAGAAACTGTTCCCGAGATACCTGTAAAACAATCCTCCACAGACCTTGACATAGAGGGGCTGAGATATGAAACATTCGAACATTTGTTAAAGGATTTTGGGTCAATTGAGTTTGTCGAACCCGTCAAAGATGTTGTAGGTGGTGAAGACGAGGCTCACAAAAGGTTGGAGACTTTTGTAGGAGAGAGGCTCGATAGATACGCTGCGGAGCGCAGCGACCCTGGGTCTGAGGCATGCTCGGAGCTGAGCCCCTATCTCCGCTACGGAATGATATCGCCGGTCCAGGTTCTGAAACGCGTGTTTGAGTACAGGAGACGAGGAGACGTTAATGTTGAAAGCTTGATCAATGAGCTCGTGGTTTGGCGAGAACTCGCTCGAAACGGCGAGGTCTACAACCCGTTTTTCGAGAAATACGAAGGGTTGCCTGAATGGGCCAGAGAGACGCTCAGCATCCACGCCGGAGACCGCAGGGAACAGGTATACAGCATGAGCGAGCTGGAGAGGGCTGATACCCATGACGTTTACTGGAATGCGGCTCAGCAAGAGCTACTCGCGACCGGGAAGATACACAACTACATGCGCATGTACTGGTGCAAAAAACTGCTCGAATGGACGGACAGCCCAGAAACCGCCTACAGATACGCAGTCTATCTCAACAACAAATACGGACTCGACGCCGAAGACCCCAACAGCTACCTCGGAATAAGCTGGTGCTTCGGAGCATACGACCGACCCTTCACCGAATCAAAAATCTACGGAAAAGTACGCAGAATGACAGACCAGAGCTTAAAGAGAAAAAAGCAAATCAACAACTACATTCAACGATGGAGTGCTCCGGCCGGGATTTGA
- a CDS encoding nitroreductase: MDVFEAIKTRLEIKEFADKPVPREVVKEILEAARLSPSGRNTQHWRFIVVEGADELKQLAEMSTSGKWVANAALAVIVLTSPKYPWHLFDAGRVAAHMQLAAWNRSVGSRVYTGYDEKAMRTKYGIPQEYHVACVIGFGYPKQKIIGRKNRQPIEALAFSGKMGNPIKL, from the coding sequence ATGGATGTTTTTGAAGCGATAAAAACCCGGCTGGAGATAAAGGAATTCGCCGATAAACCGGTTCCACGCGAGGTTGTTAAGGAGATTCTCGAGGCGGCGAGGCTTTCGCCTAGCGGGCGCAACACCCAGCACTGGCGTTTTATCGTCGTTGAGGGAGCGGATGAGCTAAAGCAGCTGGCTGAAATGAGCACGTCCGGTAAATGGGTTGCAAACGCTGCGCTAGCGGTGATTGTTCTCACTTCTCCAAAGTATCCATGGCATTTGTTTGACGCTGGAAGAGTAGCCGCTCACATGCAGCTCGCGGCTTGGAACAGGTCCGTCGGCTCACGTGTGTACACGGGTTATGACGAAAAAGCTATGCGCACAAAATATGGAATCCCACAAGAATACCACGTAGCCTGCGTCATAGGTTTCGGCTACCCGAAGCAAAAAATAATTGGCCGAAAAAACAGACAGCCCATCGAGGCTCTCGCCTTCAGCGGCAAGATGGGCAACCCAATTAAACTATAG
- a CDS encoding malate dehydrogenase (oxaloacetate-decarboxylating): protein MSDEHGKLAVKSAPYYGGKLEIVPKIPVKSLEDFSVWYTPGVAAVSKAISENKELSFEYTWRWNTIAVVTNGSRVLGLGDIGPEAALPVMEGKSLIFKFLGGVDAFPICLNVKDPQKFVEVVKTLEPGLGGINLEDISSPECFYILENLRQQMSIPVWHDDQLGTAAATTAALINALKLTNKKLNKVSIVLFGAGAANIATARLLEKAGADISKMMLVDTKGILYSEREDMDELMLKHPWKYELALKTNRAKLSGQLPDALEGADVLIAASTPGPGRVKKEWIQRMAQNPVVFLLANPVPEMWPWEAKEAGAAVVATGRSDFPNQVNNSLVFPAVFRGALDVKARTITDTMALRAAQALAEYVSDEKLHRDHIIPTMDEWEVYIHVAASVAEQARDENVARNPLNYDEEFVRAKKIIQRSRKLLMSLMDQRFIKPLPKVD from the coding sequence ATGAGTGATGAACACGGCAAACTTGCCGTAAAATCTGCTCCCTATTATGGGGGCAAGCTCGAGATTGTACCCAAGATCCCTGTGAAGTCTCTTGAAGACTTTTCGGTGTGGTACACGCCAGGAGTAGCCGCTGTCTCGAAAGCAATTAGTGAGAATAAGGAGCTGAGCTTCGAGTATACCTGGCGGTGGAACACTATTGCCGTCGTTACTAACGGCTCGAGGGTGTTGGGTCTCGGGGACATAGGGCCCGAGGCCGCTCTACCTGTTATGGAGGGAAAGTCTCTCATCTTTAAGTTCCTCGGCGGAGTTGATGCTTTCCCTATTTGCTTGAACGTGAAAGACCCGCAGAAGTTTGTTGAAGTGGTTAAGACGCTTGAACCAGGTCTCGGGGGAATAAACCTGGAAGACATCTCCTCACCCGAATGCTTCTACATCCTCGAGAACCTTCGGCAACAGATGTCTATACCCGTCTGGCACGACGACCAGCTCGGAACAGCGGCGGCCACCACAGCCGCACTCATCAACGCACTCAAGCTAACAAACAAGAAGCTGAACAAAGTGTCCATCGTGTTGTTTGGCGCAGGCGCCGCAAACATAGCCACCGCAAGACTCCTCGAAAAAGCAGGAGCCGACATCTCTAAGATGATGCTGGTCGATACGAAAGGTATTCTCTACTCGGAGAGAGAGGACATGGACGAGCTGATGCTCAAACATCCATGGAAATACGAGCTTGCGCTGAAAACCAACCGTGCCAAGCTCTCAGGCCAACTCCCGGACGCTCTCGAAGGCGCGGACGTGTTGATAGCCGCGTCTACACCTGGCCCCGGCAGAGTAAAGAAGGAGTGGATACAGAGGATGGCGCAGAACCCTGTTGTTTTCCTGTTGGCCAACCCTGTTCCAGAGATGTGGCCATGGGAGGCTAAGGAGGCCGGTGCAGCCGTGGTCGCAACGGGCCGCAGCGATTTCCCCAACCAGGTAAACAACAGCCTCGTCTTCCCCGCAGTCTTCAGAGGAGCGCTTGACGTCAAAGCCCGCACAATAACCGACACCATGGCACTAAGAGCCGCCCAAGCCCTCGCAGAATACGTGTCAGATGAAAAACTGCACAGAGACCACATCATCCCAACGATGGATGAATGGGAAGTCTACATCCACGTAGCCGCATCGGTCGCCGAACAGGCACGCGACGAAAACGTCGCGCGAAACCCGCTTAACTACGATGAGGAGTTTGTCCGAGCCAAAAAGATAATTCAGCGGTCGCGAAAGCTATTAATGTCGCTCATGGACCAGCGTTTCATAAAGCCGCTTCCAAAGGTCGATTGA
- a CDS encoding electron transfer flavoprotein beta subunit — translation MGSYRMMSRTMPDIVVCVKQTVDVYQLKPHPETLAPQLSQAQWKNSDFDLNAVEEAVRIKEKSGGKVVVVSVGPEVKQLLVRECLAMGADEAYILSDPSLAQADGGATAKALAAVIKTASPKWDMILCGEASLDQNAYQTGPRLAEMFNVPHVSYVNKLEVGGRVLKAWRAVEDGVEVVSCSLPAVVTVGLEINTPRLPSLLMIRAAQKKPLKELALSDVGLTKEDLRPKAETLEVKALKTERRRQVFEGKVEELAEKLAETIMANMGGRR, via the coding sequence ATGGGCTCGTATCGGATGATGTCGAGAACTATGCCAGATATCGTGGTTTGCGTCAAACAGACTGTTGACGTTTATCAGTTGAAGCCGCATCCCGAGACTCTTGCGCCGCAGCTCTCTCAGGCACAGTGGAAGAACAGCGACTTCGACCTCAACGCTGTTGAAGAGGCTGTCCGCATAAAGGAAAAGAGTGGAGGCAAGGTGGTTGTGGTCAGCGTGGGGCCTGAAGTTAAGCAGCTTCTGGTGAGAGAGTGTCTCGCCATGGGAGCAGACGAAGCCTACATCCTCTCAGACCCATCTCTCGCGCAGGCAGACGGCGGAGCGACCGCAAAAGCTCTCGCAGCGGTCATAAAGACAGCTTCGCCGAAATGGGACATGATATTATGCGGAGAAGCCTCTCTGGACCAGAACGCTTACCAAACAGGTCCACGTCTCGCAGAAATGTTCAACGTTCCACATGTTTCATACGTTAACAAGCTTGAGGTAGGCGGCCGTGTGTTGAAGGCATGGCGAGCCGTCGAAGACGGAGTGGAGGTTGTTTCATGCAGCTTGCCAGCTGTGGTCACGGTGGGATTGGAAATCAACACACCACGTCTCCCAAGCCTGTTAATGATTAGGGCCGCGCAGAAAAAGCCCCTCAAAGAGCTCGCACTCAGTGATGTTGGGCTCACGAAGGAGGACCTGAGGCCGAAGGCTGAGACACTCGAGGTCAAGGCCTTGAAGACCGAGAGAAGACGACAAGTTTTCGAGGGAAAGGTCGAGGAGCTGGCCGAAAAACTAGCGGAAACAATCATGGCAAACATGGGTGGTAGAAGATGA
- a CDS encoding GCN5-related N-acetyltransferase, which translates to MTELVFRKAEEKDIPRLVELNIRLKRLNEEFDPLFKTRDDIAETSKKYFAEAIKSPNSVVIVAEDSGRVVGFLKADIVERLFYQPKIEGKIVEFYLLPEYRRKKYGAELLDHAVQQLKDKVEIITAEFPSLNEIAVEFYTRLGFRGIVSIYARES; encoded by the coding sequence ATGACTGAACTTGTTTTCAGGAAGGCGGAGGAGAAAGACATACCACGTCTCGTAGAACTAAACATTCGCCTCAAACGGCTCAACGAAGAGTTCGACCCCCTCTTCAAGACAAGAGACGACATCGCAGAAACGTCGAAAAAATACTTCGCGGAGGCCATCAAGTCGCCGAACTCTGTTGTCATCGTGGCAGAGGACAGCGGCAGAGTGGTGGGCTTCTTGAAAGCGGACATAGTCGAAAGACTGTTCTACCAGCCGAAAATAGAGGGGAAAATCGTCGAATTCTATCTCCTCCCCGAGTACAGGAGAAAAAAATACGGCGCCGAACTACTAGACCACGCCGTGCAACAGCTCAAAGACAAGGTGGAAATAATCACAGCCGAGTTCCCATCCCTAAACGAAATAGCAGTCGAATTCTACACACGCCTCGGCTTCAGAGGAATAGTCAGCATCTACGCCCGCGAAAGCTAA